The Sinomicrobium kalidii genome contains a region encoding:
- a CDS encoding DUF2784 family protein, with the protein MNKTFYLVSMLHSAHYFFLVFHTALILFNLFGWLVARWRKWHLFSLLVTLFSWIVLGIWKGFGYCFLTDWHYRVLTGLGYSNLPESYITFLIAHISGWRPDEGLVNTLTPVFTVLALGCSLWVNFYGSLSRKK; encoded by the coding sequence ATGAACAAAACCTTTTATCTTGTATCCATGTTACATTCGGCCCATTATTTCTTTCTGGTTTTTCATACCGCACTCATCCTGTTCAATCTTTTCGGATGGCTGGTTGCCCGATGGCGGAAGTGGCATCTTTTCAGTTTACTGGTCACATTGTTTTCCTGGATTGTTCTGGGGATCTGGAAGGGCTTCGGTTATTGTTTCCTGACGGACTGGCATTACCGGGTCTTAACCGGGTTGGGCTATAGCAATTTGCCGGAAAGTTACATTACCTTCCTGATAGCACATATTTCCGGTTGGCGCCCGGATGAAGGGTTGGTAAATACATTGACCCCGGTGTTTACCGTGCTGGCCCTGGGGTGCTCGCTCTGGGTGAATTTTTACGGAAGCTTGTCTCGTAAAAAATAG
- a CDS encoding AI-2E family transporter, producing the protein MNSKTIANGILRAVAILTGITVLLLFLYKIRSVVVYIAFAVVISLIGRPIVRFLKYRLKFRNTLAVVITMTLLVGILAGLIAMFIPLLVQQGQNLSLLNMNELQKNLQNLYQEVSDYFALRQIDISQTIQESDILSKFSISAIPDFLNSLVGTLGNFSIGLFSVIFISFFFLKDSRLFDASVITLVPDGKEDKAERSMEKIKNLLSRYFIGLVFQILILFIIYTTILFIFGIPNAIVIAFLCALLNLIPYIGPLIGGFLMIVLTMTSNLGADFSNVILPKTIYVLIGFVIGQLIDNFFSQPFIFSSSVKSHPLEIFLVIIIGGLLFGVTGMIVAVPAYTAIKVVLKEFLAENKIVKSLTKNL; encoded by the coding sequence ATGAACTCAAAGACTATTGCAAATGGTATTCTAAGAGCTGTCGCAATTTTGACAGGGATTACCGTACTGCTGCTCTTCCTGTATAAAATCCGATCGGTAGTGGTATATATCGCCTTCGCCGTGGTCATATCGCTTATCGGCCGGCCAATCGTCCGTTTTTTGAAATACCGGTTAAAATTCAGGAACACTCTCGCTGTTGTAATAACCATGACGCTTCTTGTCGGCATCCTGGCAGGATTGATCGCCATGTTCATTCCACTCCTTGTTCAGCAGGGACAAAACCTCTCCCTCCTGAACATGAATGAACTCCAGAAAAACCTGCAAAACCTTTATCAGGAAGTGAGTGATTATTTTGCGCTCCGCCAAATCGACATTTCACAGACCATACAAGAATCGGATATCCTGTCCAAATTCAGTATTTCGGCCATTCCCGACTTTCTCAACTCACTGGTGGGTACATTGGGAAATTTCAGTATCGGGCTGTTTTCCGTGATCTTCATCTCTTTCTTTTTCCTGAAAGACAGCAGACTCTTTGACGCCTCGGTAATTACCCTGGTGCCCGACGGTAAGGAAGACAAGGCCGAAAGGTCTATGGAAAAGATAAAGAACCTCCTGTCAAGGTATTTTATCGGTCTTGTTTTTCAAATACTTATTCTCTTCATTATTTACACCACGATTTTATTCATTTTCGGCATTCCAAACGCCATTGTCATAGCCTTTCTTTGTGCCCTGCTCAACCTTATCCCATACATAGGTCCGCTTATCGGCGGATTCCTTATGATAGTGCTGACCATGACCAGTAACCTCGGCGCGGATTTCAGCAATGTGATCCTCCCTAAAACCATTTATGTCCTCATAGGTTTTGTTATCGGTCAGCTCATTGATAATTTCTTCAGCCAGCCCTTTATTTTTTCCAGCAGTGTCAAATCGCACCCCCTGGAGATCTTCCTCGTTATCATTATAGGCGGACTGCTTTTCGGGGTAACCGGAATGATCGTAGCCGTACCTGCATACACCGCCATAAAAGTGGTTTTAAAGGAATTTCTGGCGGAAAACAAGATTGTAAAATCGCTTACCAAAAATTTATAG
- a CDS encoding class I SAM-dependent methyltransferase: MKEIASQIEARKKARKKLPSWYNTPNIYYPPLLSVEQTSSEITAGYKSRLVSGKTLIDLTGGFGVDARFFAERTDRVFHCETHPELSDIASYNYDILGVKNITTISGDGIAYLKTSDRKFDWIYADPARRDAREKKVFMLRDCLPDIPAHLETLFERSDNILIKTSPLLDITNGITELHHIKEIHIVSVNNEVKELLWILKKDYAAPPLLKAVNLEKDKEKTFEFYRHGENDANPIFSLPQQFLYEPNAAILKAGGFKSLSEKTGSGKLHLHSHLYTSEELMEDFPGRRFRILHIYPYTKKTLKPLLNKSKANITTRNFPERVAGIRKKFGVKEGGDRYLFFTTNMNNEKIMIECRKIV; this comes from the coding sequence ATGAAAGAGATAGCAAGCCAGATCGAAGCCCGGAAAAAAGCCCGGAAAAAATTACCTTCCTGGTATAATACACCGAATATTTACTATCCGCCCCTGCTGTCCGTAGAGCAAACTTCCTCGGAGATCACTGCCGGGTACAAATCCCGGCTGGTAAGCGGAAAAACACTTATCGACCTTACCGGTGGCTTTGGTGTGGATGCCCGTTTTTTTGCAGAAAGAACAGATCGTGTTTTTCATTGTGAAACCCATCCGGAACTATCGGACATTGCATCCTACAATTACGACATACTCGGTGTAAAAAACATCACTACGATATCCGGTGACGGTATTGCCTACCTGAAAACATCCGACCGGAAGTTTGACTGGATCTATGCCGATCCCGCCCGCCGGGATGCCCGCGAGAAAAAAGTGTTTATGCTCCGCGATTGCCTCCCTGATATTCCGGCGCACCTGGAAACGCTTTTCGAACGCTCCGACAACATCTTGATCAAAACATCGCCCCTGCTCGATATCACCAATGGCATTACCGAACTCCACCATATAAAAGAAATCCATATTGTTTCCGTAAACAATGAAGTAAAGGAGTTGCTCTGGATACTGAAAAAAGATTATGCAGCCCCTCCCCTTCTCAAGGCCGTGAACCTGGAAAAGGACAAAGAAAAAACCTTCGAATTTTACAGGCACGGGGAAAATGATGCCAATCCGATATTTTCCCTGCCGCAACAATTCCTTTACGAGCCCAATGCCGCAATTTTAAAAGCCGGGGGATTTAAATCCCTTTCCGAAAAAACCGGATCGGGAAAATTACACCTGCATTCCCATCTTTATACCTCAGAAGAATTGATGGAAGATTTTCCCGGACGTAGATTTCGTATTCTTCATATTTATCCCTATACTAAAAAGACACTTAAACCGCTTTTAAACAAAAGCAAGGCCAACATCACCACACGGAATTTCCCGGAACGCGTAGCCGGGATAAGAAAAAAATTCGGGGTGAAAGAAGGAGGAGACCGCTATCTGTTTTTCACGACCAATATGAACAATGAAAAAATTATGATCGAATGCCGTAAAATTGTTTAA
- a CDS encoding 3'-5' exonuclease → MFSFFKKKPQTDYPDFWTEYEQSFRKKTETGITENRFVVFDTETTGFNYKTDRILSIGAVPVTQNNISVSDIFEVYIRQDTFNPETVKIHGLLKEDGRVTAIAEEEALRRFLVYIKNAILVAHHAHFDTTMINAGLKRMGLPKLKNRVLDTSVLYNRTRITSNLIDRNKNHSLDELADALNIPKNDRHTATGDAYITAIAFLKILTRLEKKGIYRTKELF, encoded by the coding sequence ATGTTCAGTTTCTTCAAAAAAAAGCCTCAGACCGACTATCCCGACTTCTGGACGGAATACGAACAAAGCTTCCGGAAAAAAACGGAAACGGGTATTACAGAAAACCGCTTTGTGGTTTTTGATACCGAAACAACGGGTTTCAATTATAAAACGGACAGAATACTGAGCATCGGAGCCGTACCCGTGACGCAAAACAATATATCGGTCTCCGATATTTTTGAAGTCTACATCCGGCAGGATACATTTAATCCTGAAACCGTAAAGATACACGGGTTATTAAAGGAAGACGGGCGTGTGACGGCCATTGCGGAAGAAGAGGCCCTCCGCCGGTTCCTGGTTTATATAAAAAACGCCATCCTCGTGGCACACCACGCCCATTTTGACACCACAATGATCAATGCCGGGCTCAAACGGATGGGGCTGCCCAAATTGAAAAACAGGGTCCTCGATACTTCTGTCCTGTACAACCGCACCCGGATCACCTCCAACCTCATAGACCGCAATAAGAACCATTCCCTGGACGAACTGGCGGATGCACTCAACATACCCAAAAACGACCGCCACACAGCTACGGGAGATGCATATATTACGGCCATTGCCTTCCTGAAGATACTGACCCGGCTGGAGAAAAAGGGAATTTACAGGACCAAAGAATTATTCTGA
- a CDS encoding SLC13 family permease, giving the protein MAKVIGLMSGPVLFMILLSTLSFDTLEPGAVQVVALAVWMVVWWITDAVPLPVTALLPLVLYPVFGVFTMTEAAAPYASPIVFLFMGGFLIALAMEKQNLHRRIALNILKITGTNANGIILGFMLSTAFLSMWISNTATAVMMLPIALSIVNLLEEEKQEGQEKGYHRFKLGLMLSIAYAANIGGVTTIIGTPPNVVFVGFMKEFYQQEVEFGRWLLIGIPVCFVLLFVTYFLITRILFPHKLGKLAGSGELVQAKLKELGRMNLAEKVVAVVFFITACCWVFKTQINGLLGGSYLNDTIIAMGGGLLMFVLPVKLKRQEYVLNWSHTEKLPWGILLLFGGGICLAKGLESTGIVEFVGNVIAGDGTMPLWLLIFLLTAFTLYVTELMSNVALVVIFMPIVLGIARTLEINPMYLAVPVALASSCAFMMPISTPPNAIVFSSGYIKMSDMVRAGFFLNLITVIFLVVVTLTLVHWVYG; this is encoded by the coding sequence ATGGCAAAAGTGATAGGGCTCATGAGCGGGCCGGTATTGTTTATGATCCTGTTGTCTACCCTGAGTTTTGATACGCTGGAACCGGGAGCTGTCCAGGTAGTTGCACTTGCGGTATGGATGGTGGTGTGGTGGATTACAGATGCGGTACCGCTGCCTGTAACCGCCCTGTTGCCCCTGGTTTTATACCCGGTATTCGGGGTTTTTACCATGACAGAGGCCGCAGCGCCTTATGCCAGCCCCATTGTTTTCCTTTTTATGGGTGGTTTCCTCATAGCCCTGGCGATGGAGAAACAGAACCTCCACCGCCGGATCGCCCTGAACATACTCAAAATAACCGGGACCAATGCCAATGGAATTATCCTCGGGTTTATGTTGTCCACGGCCTTTCTGAGCATGTGGATATCCAATACGGCCACTGCCGTAATGATGCTACCCATCGCCTTATCTATTGTGAACCTGCTGGAAGAAGAAAAGCAGGAAGGGCAGGAAAAAGGATACCACAGGTTTAAACTGGGACTGATGCTCAGTATAGCATACGCAGCCAATATCGGAGGGGTGACCACGATTATAGGTACGCCGCCGAATGTGGTTTTTGTAGGGTTTATGAAAGAATTCTATCAGCAGGAAGTGGAGTTCGGGCGTTGGTTGCTCATAGGGATTCCGGTTTGTTTTGTTTTACTGTTCGTTACTTATTTTTTGATAACCAGGATACTCTTCCCGCATAAACTGGGTAAACTGGCCGGTTCCGGTGAACTGGTCCAGGCAAAACTAAAAGAACTGGGCAGGATGAACCTGGCTGAAAAGGTGGTGGCGGTTGTGTTTTTTATCACGGCCTGTTGTTGGGTGTTCAAAACACAGATTAACGGTTTGCTGGGAGGAAGTTATCTCAATGATACGATCATTGCAATGGGCGGCGGACTTTTAATGTTTGTGCTTCCGGTAAAGTTGAAAAGACAGGAATATGTGCTGAACTGGAGCCATACCGAAAAACTTCCCTGGGGCATACTTTTACTTTTCGGGGGAGGGATCTGCCTGGCCAAGGGACTTGAAAGTACGGGGATAGTGGAATTTGTGGGGAATGTTATTGCAGGTGACGGGACCATGCCCCTGTGGCTGCTGATTTTCCTTTTAACAGCATTTACACTTTACGTTACCGAATTGATGAGCAATGTGGCCCTGGTGGTTATTTTTATGCCCATCGTACTGGGGATTGCCAGGACGCTTGAAATTAACCCGATGTATCTCGCGGTACCTGTGGCGCTGGCTTCCAGCTGTGCCTTTATGATGCCCATATCCACCCCGCCCAATGCCATTGTGTTTTCCAGCGGATACATTAAAATGTCCGATATGGTCAGGGCCGGTTTTTTCCTGAACCTAATCACCGTGATCTTTCTTGTCGTTGTGACACTGACCCTGGTACACTGGGTATATGGATAA
- the acs gene encoding acetate--CoA ligase translates to MGVYEVKSLEQYFKVYKRSVREPRKFWSKVADDFVWYKKWDKVLEYKLEEAEVKWFVNAKLNITKNCIDRHLAKRGDKTAIIFEPNDPAEPSQHITYNDLYERVCKMANVLREKGIEKGDRVCIYLPMIPELAVAVLACARIGAIHSVVFAGFSSTALATRIQDSECKMVITADGGFRGNKTIDLKGIVDEAMEDCPSVESVLVAKRTNTEISMKEGRDHWLQPLLDSVSDVSVAEVMDAEDPLFILYTSGSTGRPKGMLHTTAGYMVYTAYTFKNVFQYEEKDVYWCTADIGWITGHSYILYGPLANGATTVMFEGVPSYPDYGRFWEVVDKHKVTQFYTAPTAIRALAKQSTEWVTKYDLSSLKVLGSVGEPINEEAWHWYNDHVGNKKCPIVDTWWQTETGGIMLSPIAFSTPTKPTYATLPLPGVQPVLMDDKRNEIEGNQVVGSLCIKFPWPSMARTIWGDHRRYKETYFSAFPGKYFTGDGALRDEVGYYRITGRVDDVVIVSGHNLGTAPIEDAINEHPAVAESAIVGFPHEVKGNALYGFIILKETGETRNRENLSKEINQHISEHIGPIAKLDKIQFVSGLPKTRSGKIMRRILRKIASKDTSNLGDTSTLLNPEVVSEIIENVV, encoded by the coding sequence ATGGGTGTTTACGAAGTAAAGAGTCTGGAGCAATATTTCAAGGTCTACAAAAGGTCGGTCCGTGAACCGAGAAAATTCTGGTCTAAGGTTGCCGATGATTTTGTATGGTACAAGAAATGGGACAAGGTATTGGAATACAAGCTGGAAGAGGCCGAAGTGAAATGGTTTGTAAATGCAAAACTCAATATTACCAAAAACTGTATAGACCGTCACCTGGCCAAGCGGGGCGATAAAACGGCCATTATTTTCGAACCCAATGACCCTGCCGAACCATCACAGCATATTACCTATAACGATCTCTATGAACGGGTGTGCAAAATGGCCAATGTGCTCCGTGAAAAGGGCATTGAAAAAGGGGACAGGGTGTGTATCTACCTGCCCATGATTCCCGAGCTCGCTGTTGCAGTTCTGGCATGTGCCCGTATCGGGGCTATTCACTCCGTGGTTTTTGCAGGTTTTTCTTCAACAGCGCTGGCCACGAGGATTCAGGACAGTGAATGTAAAATGGTCATTACTGCCGACGGTGGTTTCCGCGGCAACAAAACGATCGACCTGAAAGGTATTGTCGACGAGGCCATGGAGGATTGTCCGTCCGTCGAATCGGTGCTGGTCGCCAAACGTACCAATACCGAAATATCCATGAAAGAAGGACGGGACCATTGGCTGCAACCGTTGCTGGACAGCGTGTCTGATGTTTCCGTAGCCGAAGTTATGGATGCCGAGGACCCTCTTTTTATTTTATATACCTCCGGTTCTACCGGAAGGCCCAAGGGAATGCTGCACACCACAGCCGGATATATGGTTTATACGGCATACACATTTAAAAATGTATTCCAGTACGAGGAAAAAGATGTGTACTGGTGCACCGCCGATATAGGCTGGATTACCGGACACTCCTATATTTTATACGGCCCCCTGGCCAACGGGGCAACAACCGTGATGTTCGAAGGTGTGCCTTCTTATCCCGATTACGGGAGGTTCTGGGAGGTAGTAGACAAACACAAGGTAACGCAGTTCTATACCGCTCCTACGGCTATCAGGGCCCTCGCCAAGCAAAGTACGGAGTGGGTCACCAAATACGACCTCTCCTCGCTTAAAGTGCTTGGTTCGGTAGGAGAGCCCATCAATGAAGAAGCCTGGCACTGGTATAACGATCATGTAGGGAACAAGAAATGCCCTATAGTCGATACCTGGTGGCAAACCGAGACCGGGGGGATCATGCTCTCGCCCATAGCTTTTTCCACACCAACAAAACCCACCTATGCCACATTGCCGCTACCCGGAGTACAACCCGTGCTGATGGACGACAAACGCAATGAAATAGAAGGTAATCAGGTAGTGGGAAGCTTGTGCATTAAATTCCCGTGGCCGTCTATGGCCAGGACCATTTGGGGTGACCACAGGAGGTACAAGGAAACGTATTTTTCCGCCTTTCCGGGGAAATATTTTACCGGAGACGGCGCCCTGAGGGATGAGGTAGGATATTACCGCATCACCGGACGGGTAGATGATGTGGTTATTGTTTCGGGCCATAATCTCGGTACGGCCCCGATAGAAGACGCCATAAACGAGCACCCCGCCGTGGCAGAATCGGCTATAGTCGGTTTTCCGCATGAGGTAAAGGGAAATGCGCTTTACGGGTTTATTATCCTCAAGGAAACCGGTGAAACAAGAAACCGCGAAAACCTTAGTAAGGAGATCAATCAGCATATATCCGAACACATAGGGCCTATAGCCAAGCTGGACAAGATACAGTTCGTAAGTGGTTTGCCCAAGACCCGGAGTGGTAAGATCATGCGAAGGATACTCCGGAAGATAGCTTCAAAAGACACCAGTAATCTTGGGGATACTTCCACACTCCTCAATCCGGAAGTAGTGTCTGAGATCATTGAAAATGTAGTCTGA
- a CDS encoding sodium:solute symporter family protein yields the protein MSVQIWTYIIVAISFAIYIGIAIWSRAGSTKEFYVAGGGVSPLANGMATAADWMSAASFISMAGIISFMGYDGAVYLMGWTGGYVLLALLLAPYLRKFGKFTVPDFIGDRYYSRTARTVAVICALIVSFTYVAGQMRGVGVVFSRFLEVDINTGVVIGMVIVLFYAVLGGMKGITYTQVAQYCVLIFAFMVPAIFISIQMTGNPIPQLGMGDTLTDGSGMYLLDKLNGLSRELGFAEYTDGTKSMIDVFAITLALMVGTAGLPHVIVRFFTVPGVKDARKSAGLALLFIAILYTTAPAVSAFARTNLIETVSNKEYTSMPQWFTNWETTGLLTFTDKNNDGRIQYVADEKANELQIDNDIMVLANPEIAQLPNWVIALVAAGGLAAALSTAAGLLLVISTSVSHDLIKKQIRPDISDKAELWIARLSATVAVVVAGYFGINPPGFVAAVVALAFGLAAASFFPAIILGIFYKRMNKEGAISGMVVGILLMLFYMMKFKFNMFGGGEEKDWWFGISPEGFGMIAMTVNFVVSLVISRFTAPPPEDVQEIVEHIRIPEGTGEAPSH from the coding sequence ATGAGTGTACAAATATGGACGTATATCATTGTGGCCATTTCATTTGCCATATATATAGGGATCGCCATCTGGTCCCGGGCAGGGTCCACGAAAGAATTTTATGTGGCCGGAGGAGGCGTTTCTCCCCTGGCCAACGGAATGGCTACCGCAGCTGACTGGATGTCGGCTGCTTCATTTATTTCCATGGCCGGGATCATCTCCTTTATGGGATATGACGGTGCCGTTTACCTGATGGGGTGGACCGGCGGGTATGTGCTTCTCGCGTTGCTTCTGGCGCCCTACCTTCGGAAATTCGGTAAGTTTACCGTTCCGGATTTTATAGGCGACCGTTATTATTCGAGGACGGCACGAACCGTGGCGGTTATATGTGCCCTGATAGTTTCCTTTACCTATGTGGCCGGACAGATGCGCGGCGTAGGCGTGGTTTTTTCACGCTTTCTCGAGGTCGATATCAATACGGGCGTCGTTATCGGTATGGTGATCGTATTGTTTTATGCCGTACTCGGCGGGATGAAAGGGATTACCTATACCCAGGTGGCGCAATATTGTGTGCTGATATTTGCCTTTATGGTCCCCGCGATCTTCATATCCATTCAGATGACGGGAAACCCTATCCCTCAACTGGGAATGGGAGATACATTGACAGACGGCTCAGGGATGTACCTGCTCGATAAACTGAACGGACTGTCAAGGGAACTCGGTTTTGCCGAATATACCGACGGTACCAAGAGTATGATCGATGTTTTTGCCATAACCCTGGCACTCATGGTGGGTACTGCCGGACTACCGCATGTTATTGTTCGTTTTTTTACGGTGCCCGGGGTAAAAGATGCCAGGAAATCGGCCGGGCTCGCCCTGCTTTTTATAGCCATCTTGTATACCACTGCTCCCGCGGTATCTGCATTTGCCCGTACCAATCTTATTGAAACCGTGAGTAATAAAGAGTATACCTCTATGCCACAGTGGTTTACGAACTGGGAGACCACCGGGCTCCTCACGTTTACCGATAAAAACAATGACGGACGGATACAGTATGTCGCCGATGAAAAAGCCAATGAACTTCAGATAGACAACGATATCATGGTCCTGGCCAATCCCGAAATTGCGCAGTTGCCGAATTGGGTGATCGCCCTGGTGGCTGCCGGAGGACTGGCAGCAGCACTCTCTACGGCCGCAGGGTTATTGCTCGTTATTTCCACTTCGGTATCGCACGACCTGATCAAAAAGCAGATACGTCCGGACATATCCGATAAAGCCGAGTTGTGGATCGCCCGGTTGTCTGCTACGGTGGCCGTAGTTGTGGCAGGGTATTTCGGTATCAATCCCCCCGGGTTTGTAGCGGCAGTGGTGGCACTGGCTTTCGGACTGGCGGCGGCTTCATTCTTTCCGGCCATTATCCTGGGCATTTTTTATAAGAGAATGAACAAGGAAGGCGCAATAAGTGGTATGGTGGTGGGAATATTGCTGATGCTGTTTTACATGATGAAATTCAAGTTCAATATGTTCGGCGGGGGCGAAGAGAAAGACTGGTGGTTCGGCATTTCCCCGGAAGGTTTCGGTATGATAGCCATGACGGTCAATTTTGTGGTATCCCTTGTGATAAGCAGGTTTACTGCGCCTCCCCCCGAAGACGTACAGGAAATCGTTGAGCATATCAGGATTCCGGAGGGAACGGGAGAAGCTCCCTCTCATTGA
- a CDS encoding DUF4212 domain-containing protein translates to MTPRQKATAYWKENLKYLFILLGIWFLVSYGAGILLKDVLNNIRIGGFELGFWFAQQGAIYVFVILVFVYIRLMNKLDRKYGYHK, encoded by the coding sequence ATGACACCAAGGCAAAAAGCAACAGCTTACTGGAAAGAAAATCTGAAATACCTCTTCATTCTGCTTGGAATATGGTTCCTGGTCTCTTACGGGGCAGGGATACTACTAAAGGATGTACTGAACAATATTCGTATAGGAGGTTTTGAATTGGGGTTCTGGTTCGCCCAGCAGGGAGCTATATACGTGTTTGTCATCCTCGTATTTGTGTATATCCGTTTGATGAATAAACTGGACAGGAAATACGGGTATCACAAATAA
- a CDS encoding DUF4136 domain-containing protein gives MKAIKLLPVCILALFLGSCASVRVAADYDKQADFNNYRSFAFFKPGIDKAEISDLDKKRILRAIEAELLAKGMTKSENPDMLVSIFTTEKERVDVYNNYGWGWGWNPYWWGMNYPNVSTTTEGSLFIDFIDAGKNELVWQGKGTGYLTHRMDKKEERINEFVRSILEKYPPGADSRQASR, from the coding sequence ATGAAAGCAATAAAACTATTACCGGTATGTATACTCGCACTTTTTCTGGGATCCTGTGCCTCAGTCCGGGTTGCTGCCGATTATGATAAACAGGCCGATTTTAATAACTACAGATCGTTTGCCTTCTTTAAGCCCGGAATAGATAAGGCCGAGATCTCAGACCTTGACAAGAAAAGGATATTAAGAGCCATAGAAGCCGAACTCCTGGCCAAAGGGATGACCAAATCCGAAAACCCCGACATGCTCGTCAGTATTTTCACGACCGAAAAAGAACGTGTGGATGTTTACAACAACTACGGTTGGGGCTGGGGCTGGAACCCGTATTGGTGGGGTATGAATTACCCGAATGTTTCCACAACCACCGAAGGTTCTCTCTTTATCGACTTTATCGATGCGGGGAAAAACGAACTGGTATGGCAGGGTAAAGGTACAGGCTACCTGACCCACAGGATGGATAAAAAAGAAGAACGCATCAATGAGTTTGTACGAAGCATACTCGAAAAATATCCTCCCGGAGCCGACAGCAGACAGGCAAGCAGGTAA